In Candidatus Desulfarcum epimagneticum, one genomic interval encodes:
- a CDS encoding hypothetical protein (Evidence 5 : Unknown function), producing the protein MSHNRPPILSVCVITYQHAGYIKQCLDGILMQETDFAFEICLGEDKSHDGTREICLKYAQNHPDQIRLFLRDRKNVIHVDGKPSTDRYNLIQTLKACGGQYIAMCEGDDYWTDPYKLQKQVDFLEKNPDYAICFHRVTTIKHGRVAKGYFPDKVPETTTIRDLIRLNYIHTASCVFRNHFNPHIPDILYESPLDDYALNLLNAQYGKIKRLDEKMAVYRLHGHSIHSSIPIKDKKLAVLHTYDKFIDYFSHDGELKRRLMESRWRLLRSFENDIFDSTLFIDAGKRFGPEERLVMANLSPADYIGPMTIRFDIPPRYKEIKSFRWDPAGKPCEVRILEISYEDSSGTAHHFSPRSISSNGTIQNGHPGDILFDTRDPMVFLDIGGRVKSISIRCFVKPHSSLSTTQKKIITRQASLLKAKEIRIQEIENSLAWRLSQKTLNFLERLFFMRPILSKAMAFDRWLKTRRDRPFFSRNDIINRFRSAPEKKQAGGFPESAGDGSILFVSHDARLAGAQKLLLHLIQWLVEHTQFRLKIICLEGGFLLNHFQRLAPTLVWEDFSRNFPSRSERKTELLEFCGGIDLIYGNTSASPAIYDELDFLKAPVLTHVHELEKTMRRIPKGVIKKMKRHTNAYITCSTPVFDYLKKNHYLDAKQAFTVFEFIDDYPFPDPPPPKPALRKSLGLKENACLVFGCGTLFWRKGTDLFIETALTLLQKGYDAFHFHWIGENRWDEQNPFGKSPSWKQLEKIIRDRGLAGHISFEGVKDDPRKYFSAGDLFLMTSREDPFPLVCLEAAQCGLPVICFDGAGGAPEFVENDAGFAVPFEDVDAMAGKVAYLMDNPDIRKKMGKRAREKALARHTVGTGVPHILECCRKVGNFKPRAESNSKKAVIVTHSTLETGAPQIIFNVARRLWEMDGIEIICFSLDEGPLLSRFQKYGEAWSVTNGKINGKGISISRHLKNSGAPPAFALVNTAGCGSVMPEIKKCGVPAAVLIHDYTRHFDPPYLKNMYNLSDHIVYSSSFMIEVNRRDFSFDLEKTSVIPQGLYKKEILTDDLPKLRKKRRKRLKISQNAFVVMGCGYIAPRKGVDLFVGAAIQTIAMAGGEHDIHFVWVGGEILNETPDTYTDFLKRDAANAGYEKRIHFAGHAERLSPWYAAADLFFLSSREDPFPTVVLEALAAGIPVIGIQNASGSTDLIQRAGGTLVGYHERDRIPAQIMEFVENPAIRMKAAATGRRIVENEFDFDDYVLKLKKMAVEKLSADPKIFVGPGDSKRL; encoded by the coding sequence ATGAGCCATAACCGCCCGCCGATTCTTTCAGTGTGTGTGATCACTTATCAGCATGCCGGCTATATTAAACAATGCCTGGACGGCATTTTAATGCAAGAAACCGACTTTGCCTTTGAAATTTGTCTGGGCGAAGACAAATCACATGACGGGACACGGGAAATATGTCTGAAATACGCCCAAAATCATCCCGATCAAATCAGGTTGTTTTTAAGAGACCGAAAAAATGTGATTCATGTGGATGGCAAACCCTCCACAGACCGATACAACCTCATCCAGACTTTAAAGGCCTGCGGGGGCCAATACATCGCCATGTGCGAGGGCGACGATTACTGGACCGACCCATATAAACTCCAAAAACAGGTGGATTTTCTGGAAAAAAATCCTGATTACGCCATCTGCTTTCACCGGGTGACCACCATTAAACATGGCCGGGTGGCAAAGGGATATTTCCCGGACAAGGTCCCTGAAACCACCACCATCAGGGATCTGATCAGGCTGAACTATATCCATACGGCTTCGTGTGTGTTCCGGAACCATTTCAACCCTCATATCCCCGACATATTGTATGAGTCCCCGCTGGACGATTACGCCCTGAATTTATTAAACGCCCAATATGGAAAAATCAAGCGTCTGGATGAAAAAATGGCGGTTTACCGCCTGCACGGCCATTCGATCCATTCGTCCATCCCCATCAAAGACAAAAAACTGGCGGTTTTGCATACTTATGACAAGTTTATCGACTACTTTTCCCATGACGGCGAGTTGAAGAGACGACTCATGGAAAGCCGGTGGCGGCTCTTAAGATCCTTTGAAAATGACATATTCGATTCAACGCTTTTCATTGACGCCGGGAAGAGGTTTGGTCCTGAAGAGCGCCTCGTCATGGCCAACCTGTCCCCCGCCGATTATATTGGCCCCATGACCATACGCTTCGATATCCCACCCCGATATAAAGAAATCAAATCATTCAGATGGGACCCGGCCGGAAAGCCATGCGAAGTCAGAATCCTGGAAATATCCTACGAGGATTCTTCAGGAACGGCTCATCATTTCAGCCCGCGCTCAATTTCATCAAATGGAACCATTCAAAACGGCCATCCCGGCGATATCCTTTTCGACACGCGCGATCCCATGGTCTTCCTGGACATCGGCGGCCGTGTAAAATCCATCTCCATCCGATGCTTTGTGAAACCGCATTCTTCTTTATCGACAACCCAAAAAAAAATCATAACCCGGCAGGCAAGCTTGCTTAAGGCCAAAGAAATCCGGATCCAGGAAATTGAAAACAGCCTGGCATGGCGGCTGAGCCAAAAAACCCTGAATTTCCTCGAACGGCTTTTTTTCATGCGCCCCATCCTTTCAAAGGCCATGGCTTTCGACAGGTGGCTCAAGACACGGCGGGACCGGCCGTTTTTTTCCAGAAACGACATCATAAACCGATTTCGGAGCGCCCCTGAAAAAAAACAGGCCGGCGGCTTTCCCGAAAGCGCCGGGGACGGCTCCATTTTGTTTGTCTCCCACGACGCCCGCCTGGCCGGGGCGCAAAAACTTCTTTTACATCTGATCCAATGGCTTGTTGAGCATACCCAATTCCGTTTAAAAATAATCTGCCTGGAAGGCGGATTTTTGTTGAATCATTTTCAGCGCCTTGCCCCGACCCTGGTCTGGGAAGATTTTTCCCGAAATTTTCCGTCCAGGAGCGAAAGAAAAACGGAACTCCTGGAATTTTGCGGCGGAATTGATCTCATTTACGGCAACACATCCGCCTCCCCCGCCATATACGACGAGCTTGACTTTTTAAAAGCCCCTGTCCTCACCCATGTTCATGAGCTTGAAAAAACCATGCGCCGGATTCCCAAAGGCGTCATCAAAAAAATGAAAAGACACACAAACGCCTATATCACATGCTCCACGCCTGTTTTTGATTATTTAAAAAAGAATCATTATCTGGACGCGAAACAGGCGTTCACTGTTTTTGAATTTATCGATGATTACCCGTTCCCTGATCCCCCACCCCCCAAACCGGCCCTTCGGAAAAGCCTGGGGCTCAAAGAGAACGCGTGCCTGGTGTTTGGATGCGGAACGCTCTTCTGGCGAAAAGGAACGGACCTGTTCATTGAAACGGCCTTAACGCTTCTGCAAAAAGGGTATGACGCGTTTCATTTTCACTGGATCGGGGAAAACCGATGGGACGAGCAGAACCCCTTTGGGAAGTCTCCCTCCTGGAAACAGCTTGAAAAAATCATCCGCGACAGGGGCCTTGCGGGCCACATCTCCTTTGAGGGGGTGAAGGATGATCCCCGGAAGTATTTTTCAGCCGGCGATCTTTTTCTCATGACCTCAAGGGAGGACCCTTTTCCCCTTGTGTGCCTGGAGGCCGCCCAATGCGGCCTGCCGGTCATATGCTTTGACGGGGCCGGCGGCGCCCCGGAATTCGTGGAAAATGACGCGGGCTTCGCGGTCCCATTTGAGGATGTGGACGCCATGGCCGGTAAAGTCGCCTATCTGATGGACAATCCTGACATTCGAAAAAAAATGGGAAAACGGGCGAGGGAAAAAGCGCTGGCCCGCCACACGGTCGGGACCGGGGTCCCCCACATACTGGAATGCTGCCGAAAAGTCGGGAATTTCAAGCCCCGGGCCGAATCGAATTCCAAAAAGGCGGTCATTGTGACCCACTCGACCCTGGAAACCGGCGCGCCTCAGATTATTTTCAATGTGGCCCGTCGCCTGTGGGAAATGGACGGAATCGAAATCATATGCTTTTCACTGGACGAAGGCCCTTTATTGAGCCGGTTTCAAAAATACGGCGAGGCATGGTCGGTGACGAACGGGAAAATCAACGGCAAGGGCATATCCATCTCCCGACATTTAAAAAACAGCGGCGCCCCCCCCGCCTTTGCCCTGGTGAACACGGCAGGCTGCGGAAGCGTGATGCCCGAAATCAAAAAATGCGGCGTGCCCGCGGCTGTCCTGATCCATGATTACACGCGTCACTTTGACCCGCCCTACCTGAAAAACATGTACAATCTTTCGGATCACATTGTCTATTCCAGCTCCTTTATGATCGAGGTCAACCGCCGGGATTTTTCCTTTGACCTGGAAAAAACATCCGTGATTCCCCAGGGACTTTACAAAAAAGAAATCCTGACCGATGACCTGCCGAAACTGCGAAAAAAAAGAAGGAAAAGATTAAAGATTTCCCAAAACGCCTTTGTGGTGATGGGATGTGGATATATCGCGCCGAGAAAAGGCGTGGACCTCTTTGTGGGCGCGGCCATTCAAACCATCGCCATGGCCGGGGGCGAGCATGACATCCACTTTGTCTGGGTCGGGGGAGAGATTTTGAATGAAACCCCGGACACCTATACGGACTTTTTGAAAAGAGACGCGGCCAACGCCGGCTATGAAAAAAGGATTCACTTCGCGGGCCATGCGGAACGTTTGTCCCCGTGGTACGCCGCGGCGGATCTGTTTTTTTTGTCCTCAAGGGAGGACCCGTTCCCCACAGTGGTCCTGGAGGCCCTTGCCGCAGGCATTCCCGTCATAGGCATTCAAAACGCCTCGGGCTCCACAGACCTGATCCAAAGGGCCGGCGGGACACTCGTGGGCTATCATGAAAGAGACCGGATACCCGCCCAGATCATGGAATTTGTCGAAAATCCGGCCATTCGCATGAAGGCCGCCGCAACCGGCAGACGGATCGTGGAAAATGAGTTTGATTTTGATGATTATGTTTTGAAACTCAAAAAAATGGCGGTGGAAAAATTATCGGCGGACCCGAAAATATTCGTCGGCCCCGGCGATTCAAAAAGGCTGTGA
- the vioA gene encoding dTDP-4-amino-4,6-dideoxy-D-glucose transaminase — protein sequence MESKPLNHNPIFVTKPTLPPLDDFVGSLRQIWNSRRLTNNGTFHREFEKALARYLGAKHVSLFCNGTIALLTGLKALGVKGEIITTPFTFPAVPHAIEWSGCRPVFCDIEPETFTMDPDKIEPLINSKTRAIMPVHIYGHPCRVRRIKKIADAHHLKLLYDAAHAFGVKVGRTSIFNFGDLSMASFHATKIFNTAEGGALITDDGRLKKEMDCFKNFAFENEISVKGHGINGKMNEIQAALGLLQLQHIDEQIKKSRLVACRYRKGLADVSGIKFPDDMKDVAHNYSYFPVLVNEAEYGLSRDGLCHHLRNHHIYARRYFYPLVSRFPFYHRLPGAKESNLPVAEKISGRVLCLPLYPDLDFGAVDRIVNTIKHKPRQSKKTNCEHRNEP from the coding sequence ATGGAATCAAAACCATTGAATCATAATCCGATATTCGTGACAAAACCGACCCTGCCTCCGCTTGACGACTTTGTGGGCTCGCTGAGACAAATATGGAACTCCAGGCGGCTGACCAATAACGGGACATTTCACCGGGAATTCGAAAAAGCGCTGGCCCGTTATCTCGGGGCAAAGCATGTGTCGCTGTTTTGCAATGGGACCATCGCGCTTTTGACGGGATTAAAAGCCCTTGGGGTCAAGGGAGAAATCATCACGACTCCTTTCACTTTTCCGGCCGTCCCCCACGCCATTGAATGGTCGGGGTGCAGGCCGGTGTTCTGCGATATCGAGCCCGAAACCTTCACGATGGACCCGGATAAAATAGAGCCCCTGATCAATTCCAAAACCCGGGCCATCATGCCGGTTCACATATACGGCCATCCGTGCCGGGTTCGCCGGATCAAAAAAATCGCCGACGCCCATCATTTAAAACTGCTTTACGACGCCGCCCACGCGTTTGGCGTGAAGGTGGGCCGGACATCGATTTTTAATTTCGGCGATCTTTCAATGGCCAGTTTCCACGCCACAAAAATCTTCAACACCGCCGAAGGCGGCGCCTTGATCACCGACGACGGCCGTTTGAAAAAAGAAATGGATTGTTTTAAAAATTTTGCGTTCGAGAATGAAATCTCCGTGAAGGGACATGGCATCAACGGAAAAATGAATGAAATACAGGCGGCCCTGGGCCTTTTGCAGCTTCAACACATCGATGAGCAGATCAAAAAAAGCCGCCTTGTCGCCTGTCGATACCGAAAGGGCCTTGCCGATGTTTCGGGAATCAAATTTCCGGATGATATGAAAGACGTGGCCCATAATTATTCCTATTTCCCCGTTCTGGTCAATGAGGCGGAATACGGCCTTTCAAGGGACGGCCTGTGTCATCATTTACGGAACCATCACATTTACGCCAGGCGATATTTTTATCCCCTGGTCAGCCGATTCCCATTCTATCACCGCCTGCCCGGGGCAAAAGAGTCAAATTTGCCTGTGGCGGAAAAAATCAGCGGCCGGGTTCTATGCCTTCCGCTTTACCCCGATCTCGATTTTGGCGCTGTGGACAGAATTGTAAACACAATTAAACATAAGCCCCGGCAGTCAAAAAAAACGAATTGTGAACATCGAAATGAGCCATAA
- the galE gene encoding UDP-glucose 4-epimerase: MKKQRVLITGGAGYIGSHTNLELASAGYETVVLDNLVHGHRRLVRAGEFVPGDVGDAAALDRIFEQYDIAAALHFAAFAYAGESVKNPGKYYRNNVGNAIVLLDAMKKWGVDKFIFSSTCAVYGISRDPLISESHPRRPANPYGNTKLAVERMLEDYGAAHGIRHVIFRYFNAAGADPRGRLGELHDPETHLIPLALEAAADPDRRVRVFGTDYPTPDGSCVRDYIHVSDLARAHRLGMEYLMNGGKSEVFNLGAGRGFSVKEVLDHARRVTQRKIRTVDRPRRKGDPHHLAGSWKKARKTLGWRPELSDMETMITHAWNWRQGLETSQ, translated from the coding sequence ATGAAAAAACAACGCGTTCTGATCACCGGCGGAGCGGGCTATATCGGCTCCCACACCAATCTCGAACTCGCCTCCGCCGGATATGAAACAGTGGTTCTGGACAACCTGGTCCACGGCCATCGCCGTTTGGTCCGGGCCGGGGAGTTCGTCCCGGGAGATGTGGGCGACGCCGCGGCCCTGGATCGAATATTTGAACAGTATGACATCGCGGCGGCGCTGCATTTCGCGGCCTTTGCCTATGCCGGGGAATCGGTGAAAAATCCCGGGAAATATTACCGGAACAACGTGGGAAACGCCATCGTTCTGCTCGACGCCATGAAAAAATGGGGGGTGGACAAATTTATTTTTTCCTCCACCTGCGCCGTTTACGGAATTTCCCGAGACCCTTTGATTTCCGAATCCCACCCCCGGCGCCCGGCGAACCCTTACGGAAACACAAAACTGGCCGTTGAGCGAATGCTGGAAGACTACGGCGCCGCCCACGGCATCCGGCATGTGATTTTCCGCTACTTCAACGCGGCGGGCGCCGACCCGCGGGGCCGTTTGGGAGAGCTTCACGACCCTGAGACCCATTTGATTCCCCTGGCCCTGGAAGCCGCCGCCGACCCGGACAGGCGCGTCCGCGTATTCGGGACCGATTACCCCACTCCCGACGGCTCCTGCGTCCGGGATTACATCCACGTAAGCGATCTGGCCAGGGCCCACAGGCTGGGGATGGAATACCTGATGAACGGCGGGAAAAGCGAGGTGTTCAACCTGGGCGCCGGACGGGGGTTCTCAGTGAAAGAAGTCCTTGACCACGCCCGCCGCGTCACCCAGCGAAAAATCAGAACCGTGGACCGCCCCCGGCGGAAAGGCGATCCCCACCATCTGGCGGGGTCGTGGAAAAAAGCCCGAAAAACCCTGGGGTGGCGCCCCGAGCTTTCGGATATGGAAACCATGATCACCCACGCCTGGAACTGGAGACAGGGTCTGGAGACCTCTCAGTAA